In the genome of Triticum urartu cultivar G1812 chromosome 5, Tu2.1, whole genome shotgun sequence, one region contains:
- the LOC125508343 gene encoding trans-acting T-cell-specific transcription factor GATA-3-like isoform X2, which produces MAVDVWLVAACVRRRVFCCSRKIFSRSVAEHPTLDTTRLSGHRSWQSRPRADRLLSVILSSAAAARSQPPSMATAEEGEGGEPPGLGRGRCPRFRRSEATRGMAGGGGVGGKEDGGTEPLLLSVLALPATALPAVVSRLEAAVPRKARSYLPRNVPSAWWSLRIPFIQPLPPAGDPANEEEGRRFPRTQRVQVAPSLDPGTADKPPKRLKRCLHCKAVETPQRRSGPMGRGTLCNACGVWYSKNGTLPEHRPVASPIVDSPLESPIWEPEVPGAIYLVRKSATERMPPRTEAAPAPRPGTSCLHCGSSDPPLWIEGSMGRREVCTACGMRYKKGRLLPECRPAECSVTDSQQESPVNNSPPESPIWEPEAPPSVHLPRKPSKKKKRRRSRSEAPSAPWPANKGKRCQHCGSSETPQWREGPKGRATLCNACGVRYRQGRLLPEYRPVASPTFVPTKHANTHRKVLQLHRTRQSNDEHPSPLPADSVTNLPPIRNELPTTSMAGLASEDPTDAPGYTDNPINVPSSLDSLLLDGPSAPLIVESEDFAIS; this is translated from the exons ATGGCGGTGGATGTATGGTTGGTTGCGGCGTGCGTGCGCAGGCGCGTCTTTTGCTGCAGTCGGAAAATATTCAGTCGTAGCGTGGCCGAGCATCCGACTCTAGACACTACTAGGTTGTCCGGTCACAGAAGCTGGCAGTCACGCCCCCGGGCAGATCGTCTTTTGTCTGTCATCCTGTCATCTGCTGCCGCCGCACGGTCGCAGCCGCCGTCCATGGCGACGGCGGAGGAAGGCGAGGGAGGAGAG CCACCAGGATTAGGGAGGGGGAGGTGTCCAAGATTCCGGCGATCTGAGGCGACCCGCGGCAtggccggaggcggcggcgttggggggaaggaggatggCGGCACGGAGCCCCTACTCCTGTCCGTCCTCGCTCTCCCCGCAACGGCGCTCCCCGCCGTCGTCTCCCGCCTGGAGGCCGCCGTCCCGCGGAAGGCGCGCAGCTACCTCCCCCGCAACGTCCCGTCGGCCTGGTGGTCACTCAGGATCCCCTTCATCCAGCCGCTGCCGCCGGCTGGGGACCCGGCAAACGAAGAGGAGGGGAGAAGGTTCCCCCGCACCCAGCGCGTGCAGGTGGCTCCGTCTCTCGATCCAGGCACGGCCGATAAGCCGCCCAAGAGATTGAAGAGGTGCCTGCACTGCAAGGCGGTGGAGACGCCGCAGCGGAGGTCAGGGCCGATGGGGCGGGGTACCCTCTGCAACGCCTGCGGAGTCTGGTACAGTAAGAACGGGACACTGCCGGAGCACCGTCCGGTGGCAAGCCCAATCGTCGATTCGCCGCTGGAGAGCCCGATCTGGGAGCCCGAGGTGCCTGGGGCCATCTACCTGGTCAGAAAGTCGGCCACGGAGAGGATGCCTCCCAGGACAGAAGCTGCGCCAGCGCCACGGCCGGGGACGAGCTGCTTGCACTGCGGGTCCTCGGATCCACCTTTGTGGATAGAAGGATCGATGGGGCGGAGGGAGGTCTGCACCGCCTGCGGCATGCGGTACAAGAAGGGGAGGTTGCTGCCGGAGTGCCGTCCAGCAGAGTGCTCAGTGACGGATTCCCAGCAGGAGAGCCCAGTCAACAACTCCCCGCCAGAGAGTCCCATCTGGGAGCCTGAGGCGCCTCCGTCCGTGCACCTGCCAAGAAAGccttcaaagaagaagaagaggaggcgGTCTAGAAGCGAAGCCCCTTCGGCGCCATGGCCGGCAAATAAGGGGAAGAGGTGCCAGCACTGTGGGTCGTCAGAGACGCCACAGTGGAGGGAGGGGCCAAAGGGGCGAGCCACGCTGTGCAACGCGTGCGGCGTGCGGTACAGGCAGGGAAGGCTACTGCCGGAGTACCGGCCCGTGGCGAGCCCTACATTTGTGCCAACAAAGCATGCCAATACCCACCGCAAGGTGCTCCAGTTGCATCGAACCAGGCAAAGCAACGACGAGCATCCATCACCGTTGCCTGCCGACAGCGTCACCAACCTGCCCCCAATCCGCAACGAGCTCCCGACCACCAGCATGGCAGGTCTCGCCAGTGAGGACCCGACCGATGCACCGGGCTACACCGACAACCCAATCAATGTGCCGAGCTCACTGGACTCGCTGCTGCTCGACGGGCCGTCGGCGCCACTCATCGTAGAGAGTGAAGATTTTGCGATTAGCTAG
- the LOC125508343 gene encoding uncharacterized protein LOC125508343 isoform X1 yields MAVDVWLVAACVRRRVFCCSRKIFSRSVAEHPTLDTTRLSGHRSWQSRPRADRLLSVILSSAAAARSQPPSMATAEEGEGGEVQPPGLGRGRCPRFRRSEATRGMAGGGGVGGKEDGGTEPLLLSVLALPATALPAVVSRLEAAVPRKARSYLPRNVPSAWWSLRIPFIQPLPPAGDPANEEEGRRFPRTQRVQVAPSLDPGTADKPPKRLKRCLHCKAVETPQRRSGPMGRGTLCNACGVWYSKNGTLPEHRPVASPIVDSPLESPIWEPEVPGAIYLVRKSATERMPPRTEAAPAPRPGTSCLHCGSSDPPLWIEGSMGRREVCTACGMRYKKGRLLPECRPAECSVTDSQQESPVNNSPPESPIWEPEAPPSVHLPRKPSKKKKRRRSRSEAPSAPWPANKGKRCQHCGSSETPQWREGPKGRATLCNACGVRYRQGRLLPEYRPVASPTFVPTKHANTHRKVLQLHRTRQSNDEHPSPLPADSVTNLPPIRNELPTTSMAGLASEDPTDAPGYTDNPINVPSSLDSLLLDGPSAPLIVESEDFAIS; encoded by the exons ATGGCGGTGGATGTATGGTTGGTTGCGGCGTGCGTGCGCAGGCGCGTCTTTTGCTGCAGTCGGAAAATATTCAGTCGTAGCGTGGCCGAGCATCCGACTCTAGACACTACTAGGTTGTCCGGTCACAGAAGCTGGCAGTCACGCCCCCGGGCAGATCGTCTTTTGTCTGTCATCCTGTCATCTGCTGCCGCCGCACGGTCGCAGCCGCCGTCCATGGCGACGGCGGAGGAAGGCGAGGGAGGAGAGGTACAA CCACCAGGATTAGGGAGGGGGAGGTGTCCAAGATTCCGGCGATCTGAGGCGACCCGCGGCAtggccggaggcggcggcgttggggggaaggaggatggCGGCACGGAGCCCCTACTCCTGTCCGTCCTCGCTCTCCCCGCAACGGCGCTCCCCGCCGTCGTCTCCCGCCTGGAGGCCGCCGTCCCGCGGAAGGCGCGCAGCTACCTCCCCCGCAACGTCCCGTCGGCCTGGTGGTCACTCAGGATCCCCTTCATCCAGCCGCTGCCGCCGGCTGGGGACCCGGCAAACGAAGAGGAGGGGAGAAGGTTCCCCCGCACCCAGCGCGTGCAGGTGGCTCCGTCTCTCGATCCAGGCACGGCCGATAAGCCGCCCAAGAGATTGAAGAGGTGCCTGCACTGCAAGGCGGTGGAGACGCCGCAGCGGAGGTCAGGGCCGATGGGGCGGGGTACCCTCTGCAACGCCTGCGGAGTCTGGTACAGTAAGAACGGGACACTGCCGGAGCACCGTCCGGTGGCAAGCCCAATCGTCGATTCGCCGCTGGAGAGCCCGATCTGGGAGCCCGAGGTGCCTGGGGCCATCTACCTGGTCAGAAAGTCGGCCACGGAGAGGATGCCTCCCAGGACAGAAGCTGCGCCAGCGCCACGGCCGGGGACGAGCTGCTTGCACTGCGGGTCCTCGGATCCACCTTTGTGGATAGAAGGATCGATGGGGCGGAGGGAGGTCTGCACCGCCTGCGGCATGCGGTACAAGAAGGGGAGGTTGCTGCCGGAGTGCCGTCCAGCAGAGTGCTCAGTGACGGATTCCCAGCAGGAGAGCCCAGTCAACAACTCCCCGCCAGAGAGTCCCATCTGGGAGCCTGAGGCGCCTCCGTCCGTGCACCTGCCAAGAAAGccttcaaagaagaagaagaggaggcgGTCTAGAAGCGAAGCCCCTTCGGCGCCATGGCCGGCAAATAAGGGGAAGAGGTGCCAGCACTGTGGGTCGTCAGAGACGCCACAGTGGAGGGAGGGGCCAAAGGGGCGAGCCACGCTGTGCAACGCGTGCGGCGTGCGGTACAGGCAGGGAAGGCTACTGCCGGAGTACCGGCCCGTGGCGAGCCCTACATTTGTGCCAACAAAGCATGCCAATACCCACCGCAAGGTGCTCCAGTTGCATCGAACCAGGCAAAGCAACGACGAGCATCCATCACCGTTGCCTGCCGACAGCGTCACCAACCTGCCCCCAATCCGCAACGAGCTCCCGACCACCAGCATGGCAGGTCTCGCCAGTGAGGACCCGACCGATGCACCGGGCTACACCGACAACCCAATCAATGTGCCGAGCTCACTGGACTCGCTGCTGCTCGACGGGCCGTCGGCGCCACTCATCGTAGAGAGTGAAGATTTTGCGATTAGCTAG